Proteins encoded by one window of Phycisphaeraceae bacterium:
- a CDS encoding serine/threonine-protein phosphatase, with the protein MHPLQTTESMLGESIWRMLDPPITPEQEPRVRRQLLLLLAIGFVVGLVMAALRVSAFRSIGSYPDAAIGVDIVWGLSYVALAVVAMLKSGGVLLLRVSILMTLVEASFGAVRLVFGFDPRAGSFLVGVLVAHAGGAILLPWTPLRTVLPAAGALVIACLAIIAEAPVGLGRAGFILVGGGLCMPGIVISVVRNWREQSREMVEYFRHRYHQMRQELVDARLIHEAAFPPPRETGSVRLAFVYEPMSQIGGDYLHAHISPGQRGGDEALSAAVLDVTGHGIPAALTVNRLHGELTRLYAENTHMGPGAILAALNRYVYLTLADHSVFVTGIVMRVDPTTSTLEFASAGHPPAFLRSSSGQIEELHATAIVLGALPDIEFDPNPQRRRFMPGDSIIAYTDGATDVSSRTGQRLEVAGLRQIIAQGWADQTQRWPATIMRAVNRFKSGPQNDDILVIELYRTLGEESHGPVGEAQSEPGHLNRDQHPQQAGTSVQESS; encoded by the coding sequence ATGCACCCACTCCAGACAACCGAATCCATGCTCGGCGAAAGCATCTGGCGCATGCTCGATCCGCCGATCACACCCGAGCAGGAACCGAGAGTGCGCCGCCAACTCCTGCTGCTGCTGGCCATCGGCTTTGTGGTCGGGCTGGTGATGGCGGCCTTGCGCGTCAGCGCGTTTCGCAGCATCGGCTCGTACCCGGATGCCGCGATCGGTGTCGATATCGTCTGGGGCCTGTCGTATGTCGCGCTGGCCGTGGTCGCGATGCTCAAATCGGGGGGCGTGCTGCTCCTGCGGGTGTCGATCCTGATGACGCTTGTCGAGGCCTCGTTCGGAGCGGTGCGGCTGGTCTTCGGGTTCGACCCTCGCGCCGGCTCGTTTCTGGTCGGGGTGCTGGTGGCGCACGCGGGAGGGGCGATCCTCCTGCCCTGGACCCCGCTGCGGACAGTCCTGCCCGCTGCCGGCGCGTTGGTCATCGCGTGTCTGGCCATCATCGCCGAGGCACCGGTCGGATTGGGCAGGGCCGGGTTCATCCTCGTCGGAGGCGGGTTGTGCATGCCGGGCATCGTCATTTCGGTGGTGCGCAACTGGCGCGAGCAGTCGCGCGAGATGGTCGAATATTTCAGGCATCGCTACCACCAGATGCGGCAGGAACTGGTCGATGCGAGACTGATCCACGAGGCGGCGTTCCCTCCGCCCCGCGAGACGGGCAGCGTTCGCCTGGCGTTTGTCTATGAACCCATGAGCCAGATCGGTGGCGACTACCTGCACGCACACATCTCGCCCGGGCAGCGCGGCGGGGACGAAGCCCTCAGCGCCGCGGTGCTCGATGTCACCGGGCACGGGATTCCCGCGGCCCTGACGGTCAATCGTCTGCACGGCGAACTCACACGGCTCTATGCGGAGAATACCCATATGGGCCCGGGCGCGATTCTTGCTGCCCTCAACCGATACGTGTACCTGACCCTGGCCGATCATTCCGTGTTCGTCACGGGGATCGTGATGCGCGTTGATCCGACGACATCGACGCTCGAGTTCGCCAGTGCCGGGCACCCGCCGGCGTTCCTGCGGAGTTCTTCGGGACAGATCGAGGAGCTGCACGCGACGGCGATCGTGCTCGGCGCGCTGCCCGATATCGAGTTCGACCCCAACCCGCAGAGGCGACGTTTCATGCCCGGCGACTCGATCATCGCCTATACCGATGGCGCGACCGATGTCAGCTCACGCACAGGCCAAAGGCTCGAAGTTGCAGGGCTCCGGCAGATCATCGCCCAGGGTTGGGCAGACCAGACGCAGCGCTGGCCCGCGACCATCATGCGGGCGGTCAACCGGTTCAAGTCCGGGCCTCAGAACGATGACATTCTGGTCATTGAGCTGTATCGAACACTCGGCGAAGAATCCCACGGGCCGGTAGGGGAGGCCCAGTCCGAACCTGGACACCTGAATCGGGATCAGCACCCGCAGCAGGCCGGGACAAGTGTGCAAGAAAGTTCCTGA
- a CDS encoding M28 family peptidase — MLFRLILCGAVLSGHASFLAAGPDDEALYADAVNELASADRLREYHDLLASEPHVAGSIGDQRTIERIAALFASFGLHVETQEFWAYLAVQGRSTVEVHAGDDEPVTLPLREKPVDSDPDTQDPHLGDGWSAYSGSGDVIGEVVYANYGRLEDFTELNRLGIDCRGKIVIARFGGNYRGFKAKYAQEAGAIGLVIYTDPADSGYTRGIPYPEGGWANETSIQRGSLATLDYPGDPLTPFIAATEGAERLDPESVALPRIPVQPIGWGAAHEILSRMSGQRVPDAWQGGLPFSYRLEGGAALRVRVSVEQTRKLVKSANVIGEIRGSTHPDEIIIVGCHHDSWGHGASDPLAGLICLIESARCFGELASQGWKPARTIRFAAWGAEEHGIIGSVEYVEAHAQSLAQGAIAYINLDMAAMGPNFGASGTPSLAAVIGIAAASTPQANAPEQTVLDHWSTRSNNQPNLGDLGGGSDHIGFLCHLCIPSVSLGAHGSPGTSYHSNYDTLAWYRKVVGEDYESALMITRITNGTVARLAHARVLPFEPTRYTDATLRHIANLRRLVATSASLAPIAPPTLDRIASEAEAFKVLADAVMARVAIADVPPDRASMINQRLIDIERLWCTVGFDTGRSWFRNGYAAPDQTSGYAAWMLPALRHAVELGDPDLVTQRGQSYIRFFERSHELIGEINLLIE, encoded by the coding sequence ATGCTCTTTCGACTTATCTTGTGTGGAGCGGTGCTTTCGGGCCACGCTTCGTTTCTGGCGGCTGGTCCCGACGACGAAGCTCTCTATGCCGATGCGGTCAACGAACTCGCCTCCGCGGACCGCCTGCGCGAGTATCACGATCTTCTTGCCAGCGAGCCTCATGTCGCTGGTTCGATCGGCGACCAGCGCACCATTGAACGCATCGCGGCCCTGTTCGCGTCCTTCGGCTTACACGTCGAGACACAGGAGTTCTGGGCCTATCTCGCCGTGCAAGGCCGCTCGACCGTAGAAGTCCATGCGGGCGACGACGAACCAGTGACACTGCCGCTGCGTGAAAAGCCGGTGGACTCTGATCCCGACACGCAGGATCCGCACCTCGGCGATGGCTGGAGTGCTTACTCAGGTTCCGGCGACGTCATCGGCGAAGTCGTCTATGCCAACTATGGACGGCTTGAGGACTTCACAGAACTCAATCGCCTTGGCATCGACTGCCGCGGGAAGATTGTCATCGCCCGCTTCGGCGGAAACTATCGCGGATTTAAAGCCAAGTATGCGCAGGAAGCCGGCGCGATCGGGCTTGTCATCTACACCGACCCTGCAGACAGCGGTTACACGCGCGGCATCCCGTACCCCGAGGGCGGCTGGGCGAATGAAACAAGTATTCAGAGGGGGTCGCTGGCCACGCTTGATTATCCTGGCGATCCACTCACACCATTCATCGCTGCGACCGAAGGCGCCGAACGTCTCGATCCAGAATCGGTTGCGTTGCCACGGATTCCTGTGCAGCCAATCGGATGGGGCGCGGCTCACGAGATCCTTTCACGGATGAGCGGGCAGCGTGTGCCCGATGCATGGCAAGGCGGACTCCCCTTCTCATACCGACTCGAAGGAGGTGCTGCACTGCGCGTACGCGTGAGCGTTGAGCAAACGCGCAAACTTGTGAAGTCGGCCAATGTTATCGGCGAGATTCGAGGCTCGACGCATCCCGATGAAATCATCATTGTCGGCTGCCACCACGATTCTTGGGGGCATGGCGCGTCGGATCCGCTTGCGGGTCTGATCTGCCTGATCGAGTCGGCCCGTTGCTTTGGTGAACTGGCAAGTCAGGGCTGGAAACCTGCCCGCACGATTCGCTTTGCCGCGTGGGGAGCGGAGGAACACGGCATCATCGGTTCGGTCGAGTACGTCGAGGCGCACGCGCAGAGCCTAGCTCAAGGGGCGATCGCATACATCAATCTCGACATGGCTGCGATGGGTCCGAACTTTGGGGCCTCGGGCACTCCATCGCTCGCGGCTGTCATCGGGATAGCCGCAGCCTCGACCCCGCAGGCGAACGCGCCCGAGCAGACCGTGCTCGATCACTGGAGCACGCGTTCGAACAACCAGCCCAATCTTGGCGACCTCGGCGGTGGATCAGACCACATCGGGTTCCTCTGCCATTTGTGCATTCCATCTGTCAGTCTCGGTGCCCATGGTTCGCCGGGTACCTCGTATCACTCGAACTACGACACGCTCGCCTGGTATCGCAAAGTAGTCGGGGAGGACTACGAGTCCGCTCTGATGATCACACGCATCACCAATGGCACTGTGGCCCGCCTGGCTCACGCTCGTGTTTTACCCTTTGAGCCGACACGGTACACCGACGCGACCCTGCGGCACATCGCCAACCTGCGACGACTGGTTGCGACTTCTGCGAGTCTGGCTCCCATCGCCCCCCCAACGCTCGACCGCATCGCCTCTGAGGCTGAGGCGTTCAAAGTCCTTGCCGATGCCGTCATGGCCAGGGTTGCAATCGCCGATGTACCGCCCGACCGCGCTTCGATGATCAATCAACGCTTGATCGACATCGAGCGGCTCTGGTGCACTGTCGGGTTCGACACCGGGCGCAGTTGGTTCCGCAACGGTTACGCCGCGCCCGATCAGACTTCCGGGTACGCTGCCTGGATGCTCCCTGCGCTGCGGCACGCGGTGGAGCTTGGCGACCCGGATCTGGTCACGCAGCGGGGGCAGAGTTACATCCGCTTCTTCGAGCGCTCGCATGAACTGATCGGCGAGATCAATCTGCTGATCGAGTGA
- a CDS encoding serine/threonine-protein phosphatase has product MAGAETIEFRHEFVRETFGLLRKRLRNFALGMSAVWVLVRAIEWIDRISEGIAEQFQWLTFVGLALSDLLMAGVLAWSIYVGLDRGSSRNMALYTSLGLISFFSIHLVISNYWLDPYTAPLLVFGAVHVLASINHPWTGGQATIPLLVFLVARGVYVFSDGVGEVWSDVLGIAMSSLVALPGILYSSVRHEWRQHRFGYRALSNRYGVLRNELASARRIHEALFPEPLTEGEIRVTYRYEPMRHIGGDYLHLTRVAHGDAAGSVSLVLVDVTGHGIPAALTVNRLHGEVELLYADDPSIPPGKVLKHLNRYVNLTLAKHSVYATALCLRCSPKNHTVEIANGGHPPVFLHSVDGTLDEISSTAFMLGACRDDEFDPGTRVLPFHPGDKIIAYTDGVTEARAPDGRMMRIEGFRSLIATTKCPQGMLPELLLSAIAEHRGGAPTDDDTLVVEIHRMLRMAEPVEPQSPGSSLDGVLATGITRSAD; this is encoded by the coding sequence GTGGCAGGTGCAGAAACCATCGAGTTCAGGCATGAGTTCGTGCGCGAGACGTTCGGGTTGCTGCGCAAGCGCCTGCGCAACTTCGCACTGGGCATGAGCGCAGTCTGGGTGCTGGTGCGCGCGATCGAATGGATCGACCGGATCAGCGAGGGCATTGCCGAGCAGTTCCAGTGGCTCACGTTCGTCGGGCTGGCCTTGAGCGATCTGCTCATGGCGGGCGTGCTGGCGTGGTCCATCTATGTCGGGCTTGATCGCGGGTCGTCGCGCAACATGGCGCTGTACACGAGCCTGGGGCTCATCTCGTTCTTCAGCATTCACCTGGTCATCTCAAACTACTGGCTTGATCCATATACCGCGCCGCTGCTCGTCTTTGGAGCGGTGCATGTCTTGGCCTCGATCAACCACCCGTGGACGGGGGGTCAGGCGACGATTCCGCTGCTTGTGTTCCTGGTTGCTCGCGGCGTGTACGTCTTCAGTGACGGCGTTGGGGAAGTCTGGTCCGATGTGCTGGGAATCGCGATGTCTTCGCTCGTCGCCTTGCCCGGGATTCTGTATTCCTCCGTGCGCCACGAGTGGAGGCAGCACCGATTCGGGTACCGCGCACTGAGCAATCGCTACGGCGTGCTGCGCAATGAACTGGCGTCGGCACGGCGCATTCATGAAGCGCTGTTCCCGGAGCCGTTGACCGAAGGCGAGATCCGCGTCACCTATCGCTACGAGCCCATGCGACACATCGGGGGGGACTATCTGCATCTGACGCGCGTCGCCCATGGCGACGCGGCGGGATCGGTCAGTCTTGTGCTTGTCGATGTCACGGGGCACGGCATTCCCGCAGCACTGACCGTAAACCGACTGCATGGCGAGGTGGAACTGCTCTACGCCGATGACCCGAGCATCCCTCCGGGAAAGGTGCTCAAGCACCTGAACCGTTATGTGAATCTGACACTCGCCAAGCACTCGGTCTACGCCACCGCGCTGTGTCTACGCTGCAGCCCGAAGAACCATACCGTCGAGATTGCCAATGGGGGCCACCCGCCGGTTTTTCTGCACTCGGTTGATGGCACGCTCGACGAGATTTCGTCGACAGCCTTCATGCTCGGTGCCTGCCGCGATGATGAGTTCGACCCGGGAACGCGCGTGCTGCCCTTCCATCCAGGAGACAAGATCATCGCGTACACCGATGGCGTGACCGAGGCCCGGGCGCCCGACGGGCGCATGATGCGCATCGAAGGATTCCGCTCACTCATTGCAACGACCAAGTGTCCGCAGGGAATGCTGCCCGAACTGCTGCTCAGCGCGATTGCCGAGCACCGTGGGGGCGCGCCGACCGATGACGACACGCTTGTGGTCGAGATTCACCGGATGCTGCGCATGGCAGAGCCCGTCGAGCCGCAGTCGCCGGGTTCGTCCCTCGATGGCGTTCTGGCCACGGGCATCACTCGATCAGCAGATTGA
- a CDS encoding carbon starvation protein A translates to MLTVIIALGSFVLYLAAYHTYGRFLARRIFRIEPERVAPAHELSDGVDFVPSRRELVFGHHFTSIAGTGPIVGPAVAVVWGWVPALVWVLLGSIFMGAVHDFGSLIISMRHRGRTIADLSSDVISPRVRVLFLLVVLIGLWMVLAIFGLVIAGVFAMFPSSVVPVFFQIPIAVGLGVYLRRGGSLILGSLIALILMYGSIAWSGSIDWATAVNPDGVRILPRAWAEHVSPVGVWTIVLLVYVAIASIIPVQWLLQPRDYINSHQLLVAMGLLALGLIASHPPVVADAINLHPEPASPGARVPSFMPFLFVTIACGAISGFHCLVASGCSSRQLSSERDAQYVGYGAMLTEGMLAILVILACAAGIGMGTLGSNQTLLTGDAAWAHHYATWGGDRGLADVLAPFIRGSANMIETLGISPALATAIMGVFVASFAATTLDSATRLQRYVIAELAASSRPRHQLGTLRQAISNRYGATLLAVVSAGMLAFSDAIARNPRTGEFNGLASAGRGGLILWPVFGAINQLLGGLALLVITVWLAKSRRPTRYTAIPMTFMLAITAWAIVELLRSFSGVGEGALPQWHLAAVAAIMLVLQIWISVEGIRLLFKRGDNAAGPTSLD, encoded by the coding sequence ATGCTGACTGTCATCATTGCACTCGGTTCATTCGTGCTCTACCTGGCGGCCTACCACACGTATGGCCGATTTCTCGCTCGGCGAATCTTCCGGATCGAACCCGAACGCGTCGCGCCGGCCCACGAGTTGAGCGACGGCGTGGATTTCGTCCCGAGTCGACGAGAGCTCGTCTTCGGCCATCACTTCACTTCGATTGCAGGGACCGGGCCGATCGTGGGGCCTGCGGTGGCCGTCGTCTGGGGATGGGTTCCCGCGCTCGTCTGGGTGCTGCTCGGTTCGATTTTCATGGGCGCGGTGCACGATTTCGGGTCGCTCATCATTTCGATGCGGCACCGTGGACGGACGATTGCCGATCTTTCGAGCGATGTCATCAGTCCGCGCGTTCGCGTGCTTTTCCTGCTGGTGGTGCTGATCGGGCTATGGATGGTTCTGGCGATTTTCGGTCTGGTCATCGCTGGTGTGTTCGCAATGTTTCCGAGCAGCGTCGTGCCGGTGTTTTTTCAGATTCCAATCGCGGTCGGGCTTGGTGTCTATCTGCGTCGTGGCGGAAGCCTGATCCTTGGGTCACTGATCGCCTTGATTCTGATGTATGGCTCGATCGCGTGGTCGGGTTCGATTGACTGGGCAACAGCAGTGAACCCGGATGGGGTGCGCATACTTCCCCGTGCGTGGGCAGAGCATGTTTCACCCGTGGGAGTCTGGACGATCGTATTGCTTGTGTATGTTGCGATCGCGAGCATTATTCCTGTTCAGTGGCTTTTGCAGCCTCGCGATTACATCAACAGTCATCAACTGCTCGTCGCGATGGGCCTGCTTGCGCTGGGGTTGATCGCTTCTCATCCCCCGGTCGTAGCCGACGCGATCAACTTGCACCCTGAGCCTGCGTCGCCTGGGGCGAGAGTACCGAGTTTTATGCCATTTCTGTTTGTGACGATCGCGTGTGGTGCGATCAGCGGGTTTCATTGCCTGGTTGCGTCGGGGTGTTCGAGTCGGCAGTTGAGTTCAGAGCGGGACGCGCAATACGTCGGCTACGGCGCGATGCTGACTGAAGGCATGCTTGCGATTCTTGTTATTCTGGCGTGTGCTGCCGGCATCGGGATGGGGACGCTTGGCAGCAATCAAACCCTGCTGACTGGCGATGCTGCATGGGCACACCACTATGCGACATGGGGCGGTGATCGCGGGCTGGCCGATGTTCTTGCTCCGTTTATTCGCGGGTCTGCGAATATGATCGAAACGCTCGGAATCTCGCCGGCGCTCGCCACCGCGATCATGGGCGTGTTTGTTGCGTCATTTGCTGCGACAACGCTGGACTCGGCCACACGCCTGCAGCGCTATGTCATTGCTGAACTCGCAGCGAGCAGCCGCCCTCGCCATCAACTTGGCACGTTACGCCAAGCGATCTCTAATCGCTACGGTGCCACCTTGCTCGCTGTGGTGTCTGCAGGGATGCTGGCCTTTTCTGACGCCATTGCACGCAATCCACGCACTGGAGAGTTTAACGGACTGGCCTCTGCCGGCCGCGGCGGGCTGATCCTCTGGCCTGTGTTCGGGGCGATTAACCAACTGCTCGGCGGGTTGGCGCTCCTTGTCATCACTGTCTGGCTCGCCAAGAGCCGTCGCCCCACGCGGTATACCGCCATTCCCATGACATTTATGCTCGCGATAACCGCGTGGGCGATTGTTGAACTGCTGCGATCGTTTTCGGGCGTTGGTGAAGGGGCGTTGCCGCAGTGGCATCTGGCGGCCGTCGCAGCGATCATGCTTGTGCTTCAGATCTGGATCTCGGTCGAGGGCATCCGTCTTCTGTTCAAACGCGGAGACAACGCTGCCGGGCCAACTTCGCTCGACTAG
- a CDS encoding pseudouridine-5'-phosphate glycosidase: protein MLRQPSLVNRADSRSVALETTLLCHGVPRSVAPDFARELFELVSAQGVAPALVGVHAGRGIVGMTLDELGAMLHSAQVLKVNAANIGVAIHRKLSAATTVGTTMELAAAAGVRLFATGALGGVHRNFAQNLDVSSDLAALTRYPVAVVSSGVKSLLDVCATREVLESLGVPVIGFGTDRFPAFYLRDGGVGVDARFDEVEDLARFIAAELARTGRGIVIANPIPEADELNDEDWTRWCDEALAQVAISGEVGRDVTPAVLARLHELSGGATLRANLALVRSNVLLAARLARALPE, encoded by the coding sequence ATGTTGCGCCAGCCAAGCCTTGTCAACCGGGCAGATTCGCGAAGTGTCGCGCTGGAAACCACCCTTCTGTGTCACGGCGTCCCTCGGTCCGTAGCCCCCGACTTTGCCCGCGAACTGTTCGAACTGGTGTCGGCACAAGGTGTCGCGCCCGCCTTGGTAGGAGTCCATGCGGGGCGAGGGATTGTCGGCATGACGCTCGACGAGCTCGGGGCGATGCTCCACTCTGCTCAGGTGCTCAAGGTGAACGCTGCGAACATCGGCGTCGCAATCCACCGCAAACTCAGCGCAGCAACAACAGTCGGCACAACCATGGAACTGGCAGCAGCAGCAGGAGTCCGTCTCTTCGCGACAGGGGCTCTCGGTGGTGTACATCGCAATTTTGCCCAGAACCTCGATGTGTCGAGCGATCTGGCCGCGCTGACGCGATACCCCGTTGCGGTTGTGTCCAGCGGCGTCAAAAGCCTCCTCGACGTTTGTGCGACACGAGAGGTGCTCGAAAGTCTTGGTGTGCCCGTCATCGGCTTCGGCACCGATCGGTTCCCCGCCTTCTATCTTCGCGATGGGGGCGTGGGTGTCGATGCTCGGTTCGACGAAGTCGAAGACCTTGCGCGATTCATCGCTGCCGAACTCGCTCGCACAGGGCGGGGGATCGTGATCGCCAATCCGATTCCTGAGGCTGACGAACTCAACGACGAGGATTGGACCCGTTGGTGCGATGAGGCGCTTGCCCAGGTCGCAATTTCGGGCGAGGTCGGCCGCGATGTAACGCCAGCAGTCCTCGCGAGGCTCCACGAACTCTCGGGCGGCGCAACACTGCGGGCTAATCTGGCGTTGGTGCGGTCGAATGTACTGCTGGCAGCAAGGCTGGCGCGGGCATTGCCGGAGTGA